A stretch of Lepidochelys kempii isolate rLepKem1 chromosome 14, rLepKem1.hap2, whole genome shotgun sequence DNA encodes these proteins:
- the LOC140897745 gene encoding LOW QUALITY PROTEIN: antigen-presenting glycoprotein CD1d-like (The sequence of the model RefSeq protein was modified relative to this genomic sequence to represent the inferred CDS: inserted 1 base in 1 codon) encodes MLLPLLLLPWAWEALAASPPVPPASVTLRLLQIYVFHNASSIGMEGMALLGDLETHSMDCITCKIRFRQPWAQQGLTPKQWQDLELLIQRSLSDFILKVNRRAQQQGMGYPFVIQGSLGCELHPNGTSRRFYDAGVNGEDFISFEVDAGKWVAQQGDNVAALYARDLLNRDKGAASVIQFLLRTCVNELKSFVQHGKESLERPGEPVAVVFARAPPQAGTPAPLLLVCQVTGFYPRPVCVAWLQDGEEVXTGLLLNSSGILRSSLAVEPGDRHSYACRVEHSSLGGQSLLIPWEQTRRWGPGLVVGIFLGVVAIAAVAVVLWWSRRRGYQDVGPGESSP; translated from the exons aTGCTGCTccctctgcttctccttccctgggcATGGGAGGCCCTGGCTG cctcccctcctgtCCCGCCAGCGTCTGTCACCCTCCGGCTGCTCCAAATCTATGTCTTCCACAACGCCAGCTCCATTGGCATGGAGGGGATGGCCCTGCTGGGCGACCTGGAGACCCACTCCATGGACTGCATCACCTGCAAGATCCGCTTCCggcagccctgggcccagcagggCCTGACCCCGAAGCAGTGGCAGGACCTGGAGCTGCTGATCCAGCGCTCTCTATCCGACTTCATCCTTAAAGTGAACAGAAGAGCTCAGCAGCAGGGAATGGGCT ACCCCTTTGTAATCCAGGGCTCCCTCGGGTGCGAGCTGCACCCCAATGGCACCTCGAGGCGATTCTATGACGCTGGAGTGAACGGCGAGGACTTCATCAGCTTTGAGGTGGACGCAGGCAAATGGGTTGCTCAGCAGGGGGATAATGTGGCTGCGCTCTACGCCCGGGACCTTCTCAACCGGGATAAAGGTGCAGCCAGCGTGATTCAGTTTCTCCTGAGAACGTGTGTCAATGAGCTCAAGAGCTTCGTCCAGCATGGGAAAGAGTCTCTggagaggccaggggag CCAGTAGCCGTGGTGTTTGCCCGAGCGCCTCCCCAAGCTGGGACCCCTGCGCCGTTACTGCTGGTTTGCCAGGTCACCGGTTTCTACCCCCGGCCCGTCTGCGTGGCCTGGCTGCAGGACGGGGAGGAGG CCACCGGGCTGTTGCTGAACTCCAGCGGGATCCTGCGCAGCTCCCTAGCCGTGGAGCCAGGCGACCGGCACAGCTACGCCTGCCGGGTGGAGCACAGCAGCCTGGGGGGCCAGAGCCTGCTGATTCCCTGGG AGCAGACCAGGCGCTGGGGCCCTGGCCTGGTCGTGGGCATCTTCCTGGGGGTTGTGGCCATAGCTGCCGTAGCCGTGGTGCTGTGGTGGAGCAGACGCAG GGGCTACCAGGATGTTGGACCAGGGGAGTCCAGTCCCTGA